The following are encoded together in the Anopheles nili chromosome 3, idAnoNiliSN_F5_01, whole genome shotgun sequence genome:
- the LOC128723203 gene encoding cytochrome c oxidase assembly protein COX18, mitochondrial: protein MSYMRTVRPVVLSAGSVRWGTVTRLPHHPAIVRQFSYQATVSGFWQSLSQSTPVAYMQHGLMDLHDLTGLPWWATIILSTVGLRTLVTLPLAVYQNKILARLEQISLEMPELVKELKTETAFAMKKFNWSENEARTMYNRSLKKQWNNLIIRENCHPAKTMVLLWGQIPLWVIQSVAIRNLVSLMPDPSAIEAQIAYSELMLGGFAWIPNLIELDHSLIFPVALGIINLSIIEIQVASRTKASSKLQTIFTNLFRVLSVVMVPIAASVPSCLCLYWVVSSTYGLGQNLVLLSPRVRRAVGIPTVPSELVHPYQHLRQFFGAKLAVLTGSSAQRPNSKV, encoded by the exons ATGAGCTACATGAGAACCGTACGTCCTGTGGTGTTATCTGCCGGATCCGTGCGATGGGGCACTGTCACTCGTCTGCCTCATCATCCCGCGATAGTGCGACAGTTTTCGTATCAAGCCACCGTCAGTGGCTTCTGGCAGTCGCTATCGCAAAGCACACCGGTCGCTTATATGCAGCATGGGCTGATGGACCTACACGACCTCACGGGGCTGCCCTGGTGGGCTACGATCATTCTCTCCACGGTGGGATTACGTACACTCGTCACGCTTCCTTTAGCTGtgtatcaaaacaaaatccttGCCCGACTGGAGCAAATCTCACTCGAAATGCCCGAACTGGTCAAAGAGCTAAAAACGGAAACGGCATTTGCTATGAAGAAGTTCAACTGGTCCGAGAATGAAGCACGTACTATGTACAACCGTTCG TTGAAGAAGCAGTGGAACAATCTGATTATCCGGGAGAATTGCCATCCGGCCAAAACGATGGTACTGCTTTGGGGTCAAATTCCACTGTGGGTCATCCAGTCGGTAGCAATACGCAATCTAGTCTCACTGATGCCGGACCCGAGCGCGATTGAAGCACAAATTGCCTACAGCGAGCTTATGCTCGGTGGTTTCGCATGGATACCGAACCTGATCGAGCTTGATCATTCGTTGATCTTTCCGGTAGCGCTTGGTATCATAAATCTCAGTATAATTGAG ATTCAAGTTGCATCTCGCACCAAGGCCTCCTCAAAACTACAGACTATCTTCACCAACCTATTTCGAGTGTTGAGTGTGGTGATGGTTCCAATTGCTGCTTCTGTTCCATCG TGTCTCTGTTTGTACTGGGTCGTTTCCAGCACGTACGGTTTGGGTCAGAATCTGGTCCTGTTGTCACCACGTGTTCGTCGCGCCGTTGGTATTCCAACAGTACCATCCGAACTGGTACATCCTTACCAGCACTTACGTCAATTCTTTGGAGCCAAACTTGCTGTTCTAACTGGTTCCAGTGCTCAACGCCCGAATTCGAAAGTGTGA